From the Nevskiales bacterium genome, the window CGTCAACACAAGCTCGGGAATGGATCTGGGCCGCAGGGTCGCGGCATCGACGCAGGCTACCCTGACCCGTCCGCTGCAGAGCAGCTCGCCAGGGCCGCCAGGCCGCCACACCGCCTGAACAAAGCCCAGGCTGGCGGGGCGCACCTCCGCCACCCGGCTCCTGACCTCCAGCCAGTCGTCGAGCCGGGCCGGGCGCCGGTAATCCAGTTCCACGGAACGCACCATGAACAGCACGCCCAGCTCACGGGCCAGGACGTCCTGCTGCAAACCTCGGGCGCGCAGCCACTCGGTGCGCGCCCGCTCCAGGAATTTTAAATAATTGGCGTAATACACCACGCCACCGCTGTCGGTATCTTCGTAGTACACCCGCAGCGGCCAGACGAACTCTTTCACGGCAACCTGATCACGCGCCGGCTGAACGCGGCATGAACACCTGCCCTTGGGCCGGGGCAGCGAGGCCATAGTTTATCCGAACCGATGGGCTACGTCCCTGCCCGGAACCGACCGCATCAGGCATCGGCGAACAAATCGCCACTGGCCGCGCCGCCGCCCAGGCCGAAGTGGCGATAGGCCTCGCCGGTGGCCACGCGGCCGCGCGGCGTGCGCATGATGAAGCCCTGCTGGATCAGGAACGGCTCCAGCACATCCTCGATGGTGCCGCGCTCCTCACCGAGCGCTGCTGCCAGGGTATCCAGCCCCACCGGGCCGCCGTCGAACTTGTCGATGAGCAACCGCAGCAGCCGCCGGTCCATCTCATCGAAGCCGCAGTCGTCGACCTTGAGCATGGCAAGCGCCTGGCGCGCCACCTCGCGGGTGATGACGCCGTCGGCTCTGACCTGGGCATAGTCGCGCACGCGTCGCAGCAGGCGGTTGGCGATTCTGGGCGTGCCGCGCGAGCGGCGGCCGATTTCGCGCGCACCCTCGGCCTCGATTTCCACCCCCAGCAAGCGGGCCGAGCGGCCGACGATCTGGGTCAGCTCCTCGGTGGTGTAGAACTCCAGGCGGTGGACGATGCCGAAGCGGTCCCTGAGCGGCGAGGTCAGCAGACCGGCCCGGGTGGTCGCCCCGACCAGGGTGAAGGGCGGCAGATCGAGCTTGATGGAGCGTGCCGCCGGCCCCTCGCCGATCATGATGTCGAGCTGGTAGTCCTCCATGGCCGGGTACAGCACCTCCTCCACCATCGGGCTGAGGCGGTGGATCTCGTCGACGAACAGCACGTCGCGCGGCTCCAGGTTGGTGAGCAGCGCAGCCAGGTCGCCTGGCCGCTCCAGCACCGGTCCCGAGGTTTGGCGCAGGCTCACCCCCATCTCGGCGGCGATGATGTGGGCCAGGGTGGTCTTGCCCAGCCCCGGCGGGCCGAACAGCAGCACGTGGTCCAGGGCCTCGCTGCGGGCGCGGGCGGCGCCGATGAAGATCTCGAGCTGCTCGCGCAGCGCCTGCTGCCCGGTGTAGTCGGCCAGGCGCTTGGGGCGGATGGCGCGGTCGAGGGCGGCATCCTCGGTGGTCTGGCGCGGCGAGATCAGGCGGTCGGATTCGATCATCGGCGGTCACCGTGCTCGGTCATTTGCTGCGCACCACGGCCTGCAGCGCGCGGCGGATGATCTCCTCGCTGGGCAGGCCGTCGCTGTCTACGGCGCGCACCATGCGGCTGGCGTCGGGCGGCTTGTAGCCCAGCGCCACCAAAGCGGCGACGGCATCCTCGGTGGCGCTGGCCGGCGCTGCAACCGCCGCCGGGCGCTCGCCGGATGGCACGAACTCCGGCCCCAGCTCCAGCGCGCCGATGCGGTCACGCATCTCCACAATCAGGCGCTCGGCGGTCTTCTTGCCGATGCCGGGCAGCCGGGTGAGCGCGCCGCTATCGCCCTCTTGCACGCAGCGGGTGAAGGCATCGACATTCATCCCCGACAGGATCAGCAGGGCCAGCTTGGCGCCGATACCGGAAACGCGGATCAGGCTGCGGAACAGGGCACGCTCGGCCAGGCTGCTGAAGCCGTACAGGGAATGGGCGTCCTCGCGCACGGCGAGGTGGGTGTGCAGGGTGACCTCGGCGCCCACCTCGGGCAGGCCGTAGAAGGTCGACAGCGGCGCTTCCACCTCGTAGGCCACGCCGCCCACATCGATGAGCAGATAGGGCGGCTGTTTGGCGGCAAGCCTGCCGCGCAGCCGGCCGATCATCGCCGCCCCCCGGCGCCGAGGCGGCTCTGGGTGCGCAGGGTGTGGCCGTGGCACAGGGCGACGGCCAGGGCGTCGGCGGCATCGGCCTGGGGCCGGCCGGGGAGTTTCAGCAATGCGCTCACCATGTGCTGGACCTGTTCCTTGCTGGCGCGGCCGCTACCCACCACGGCCTGCTTGACCACGCTCGGCATGTATTCGGCCACCGCCAACCCGGCCAGGGCCGCGGCGCAGATGGCCACGCCGCGCGCCTGACCGAGTTTGAGGGCGGAGTCGGCGTTGCGATAGAGGAAGACCTGCTCCACCGCCAGGGCGGCGGGGCGGTAGGTGGCCACCAGCATGTCCACGCCCTCGAAGATGGCTTTGAGGCGCTCGCCCAGAGGCCGCCCTTCGGGGGCGCGGATGCAGCCGCTGTCGACGTAGCGGCACTCGCCGCCGAGCAGATCGACGATGCCGTAGCCGGTCACACGCGAGCCCGGGTCGATGCCGAGGATGCGGGTCAACTCAGAGCTTCTCCAGGATGTCCTGGGGAATGTCAGCGTTGGAATAGACGTTCTGGGTATCGTCCAGGTCCTCCAGCATATCCAGCAGCTTGACCATTTTCTGTGCATCCTCCAGGCCCAGCTTGACGGTGTTGCTGGCGCGCATGGTCACTTCGGCCGCTTCGGGGGCGAGCCCCGCGGCCTCCATTGCCGCCTTCACCGCCTGGAAGGCGTCGGGACCGGTGAGCACGTCGATGGAACCGTCGTCGTTGCTGACCACGTCGTCGGCACCGGCCTCCAGCGCCACCTCCATGATGCGATCCTCGTCGCTGCCGGCCGGGTAGCTGATCACCCCGGTCTCGCTGAACTGGAAGGCCACCGAGCCGCTGGTGCCGAGGTTGCCGCCGCATTTGCTGAAGGCATGGCGCACCTCGCCTACGGTGCGATTGCGGTTGTCGGTCATGCAGTCGACCATCACCGCCACGCCGCCGGGACCGTAGCCCTCGTAGCGCACCTCCTCGTAGTTGACGTCCTCCAGTTCACCGGCGCCGCGCTTGATGGCGCGCTCGATGGTGTCCTTGGACATGTTGGCGGCGAGCGCCTTGTCCATGGCCAGCCGCAGGCGCGGGTTGGCGGCCGGATCCGAGCCCCCGCCCATGCGGGCGGCGACGGTGATCTCGCGGATCAGACGGGTAAAGATCTTGGCGCGCTTGGCGTCCTGGGCGTTCTTGCGGTGCTGGATGTTGGCCCATTTGCTGTGTCC encodes:
- the ybgC gene encoding tol-pal system-associated acyl-CoA thioesterase — protein: MKEFVWPLRVYYEDTDSGGVVYYANYLKFLERARTEWLRARGLQQDVLARELGVLFMVRSVELDYRRPARLDDWLEVRSRVAEVRPASLGFVQAVWRPGGPGELLCSGRVRVACVDAATLRPRSIPELVLTEIVSGQ
- the ruvB gene encoding Holliday junction branch migration DNA helicase RuvB yields the protein MIESDRLISPRQTTEDAALDRAIRPKRLADYTGQQALREQLEIFIGAARARSEALDHVLLFGPPGLGKTTLAHIIAAEMGVSLRQTSGPVLERPGDLAALLTNLEPRDVLFVDEIHRLSPMVEEVLYPAMEDYQLDIMIGEGPAARSIKLDLPPFTLVGATTRAGLLTSPLRDRFGIVHRLEFYTTEELTQIVGRSARLLGVEIEAEGAREIGRRSRGTPRIANRLLRRVRDYAQVRADGVITREVARQALAMLKVDDCGFDEMDRRLLRLLIDKFDGGPVGLDTLAAALGEERGTIEDVLEPFLIQQGFIMRTPRGRVATGEAYRHFGLGGGAASGDLFADA
- the ruvA gene encoding Holliday junction branch migration protein RuvA; amino-acid sequence: MIGRLRGRLAAKQPPYLLIDVGGVAYEVEAPLSTFYGLPEVGAEVTLHTHLAVREDAHSLYGFSSLAERALFRSLIRVSGIGAKLALLILSGMNVDAFTRCVQEGDSGALTRLPGIGKKTAERLIVEMRDRIGALELGPEFVPSGERPAAVAAPASATEDAVAALVALGYKPPDASRMVRAVDSDGLPSEEIIRRALQAVVRSK
- the ruvC gene encoding crossover junction endodeoxyribonuclease RuvC; protein product: MTRILGIDPGSRVTGYGIVDLLGGECRYVDSGCIRAPEGRPLGERLKAIFEGVDMLVATYRPAALAVEQVFLYRNADSALKLGQARGVAICAAALAGLAVAEYMPSVVKQAVVGSGRASKEQVQHMVSALLKLPGRPQADAADALAVALCHGHTLRTQSRLGAGGRR
- a CDS encoding YebC/PmpR family DNA-binding transcriptional regulator, which codes for MAGHSKWANIQHRKNAQDAKRAKIFTRLIREITVAARMGGGSDPAANPRLRLAMDKALAANMSKDTIERAIKRGAGELEDVNYEEVRYEGYGPGGVAVMVDCMTDNRNRTVGEVRHAFSKCGGNLGTSGSVAFQFSETGVISYPAGSDEDRIMEVALEAGADDVVSNDDGSIDVLTGPDAFQAVKAAMEAAGLAPEAAEVTMRASNTVKLGLEDAQKMVKLLDMLEDLDDTQNVYSNADIPQDILEKL